DNA sequence from the Roseofilum casamattae BLCC-M143 genome:
TTTTCGACAATTACTCGCCCGGCACGGTCTATAGGGACTCCGGTCTTCTCATTCAGGACTTTCCCCAAGCTGGAAGCTTTGACTCCAGCTGCCCAGAGAATCGTCCGCGCTGGAACTAATTTTTCGGTGTCTCCCTGGCGAACAGTCACCGCTCCTTCGGTGACATTGGTCACTAAAGTCTTCGTTTGTACGTTCACTCCCAGGTCGGTCAAATCGGATTCTGCTCTGGCTGATAGTTCGGGAGCATAGGGAGGAAGGATGCGATCCATCCCTTCCAGGAGCAAGATCTCGGCTTCAGTGGTATCGATGTGATGGAAGTCATTTTTGAGAACGCTATGAGCTAATTCCGCGATCGCCCCTGCTAATTCTACTCCGGTCGGGCCGCCACCGACAATGACGAAGGTGAGCCAAGCTTTTCGTTTTTCCGGATTGGTTTCTTTTTCAGCTGCCTCAAAAGCTCCATAAATCCGGCGGCGCATGAGCAGCGCATCTTCAATAGTTTTCAATCCGGGGGCAATGCTCTGCCATTGTTCGTTACCGAAGTAGTGGTGTTTGACTCCAGTGGCGAGGATGAGCGTATCGTAGGAAAGCGTGCGATCGCCGAAAGTCAGCAGTTGGCGATCGGGGTCGATATCGGTGACCCGATCCAATAATACTTGAGTATTTTTATTATTATTCAATACCAGGCGCAGGGGCGAAGAAATATCCGCAGGAGAAACAATGCCCGTTGCCACTTGGTAGAGTAGAGGCTGGAATAGATGGAAGTTTCGTTTATCAATTAAGGTTAGTTTAACCGGTGCGTTGCCCAGAGCTTGAGCGGCATACAGCCCGCCAAAGCCTCCTCCAACAATAACGACATGGGGGATAGAGTCTTGTGTTTTAGGATCGACCATAGCGTTGTGCGGTTTTCTCAGCGAATCAAATTCAATAGGTCAAGTGTAGTCTAACCTGAAGTGAGAATATGGAAATAAATGATACCGAATATTGGGATTAAGCGATCGTTATGAGTCAGAGAAAAATATTGGGCAACCAGAGTACTATAGTATCTTTACTAGCCATTCATTGTTAATCGATCTAAAGTACGCGCCGATCGCCATAACGAAAGGTATATCCGGCATCTTTGAGTTTCTCATTGGAAACCCAAACATTATAAGGTCGCGGATCGGGTAGAGTCGCATCCCAGGTTACCGCAGGGAGTTGGTGCTGGGCAAATAAGCGATCGAGCAGTTCTTTGCGGGTTAATTTGGCATTATCGACCAGGTTGTAGATGCCATCGAGTTGCCGATCGCACCCTAAACTAATGGCGCCGACAATGTCCTCTAAGTGTATCCAGTTAGTGGCTTCGGCTCCCGTTCCCGGACGAGCCATACCTGCCATAAGTCGGTATATTTTAATCAACTCTCGGTTGGGGCCGTAAATGCCGCCGAGCCGAAAAATACAGATATTGCGGGCGATCGTGGCGGCTTTGAGGAGCGCTTGTTCGGTTTCGGCTAGAATTTCCCCATTCTCCGATACCGGTGCAAGTGCATCGTTTTCTTTGCCAATTTCTCCGTTGCGATCGCCATATACCTGATAGCTGCTGGTATAAATAACTTGGCGGACTGCAGGCATCTCTTCCAGCAGTGCTACCAGAGTTTTCGCTGTTTCCAGATACGTCTTTTTATACCCTTCCGCAGTTCGACTCCTGGGATTAGCACCCACGCTGAGGAGGAGAATATCTTGTCCTCGAACGGCTTCTCGGAGCGCGACGGGATCGGAACCTTGAGTCACCACAACGCGATCGCTAATCTGTTGTAAGCTAGAGACTCTCTCTGGTGTCGTTGTCGTCACGGTTAAGGAATGTCCGCAATCGTACCAGTAGCGAGCGCAGGCACTACCCACATAACCGCACCCAATAATTCCAATTTTCATGACATGTTTCTGTAAGGAGTGGCATTGCCTACCCGTTTGTTGAGATTTAAATTCAAATAATCGATGCGATCGCAGTTTGAATGACGTTTCGTTGCTCCTCGTCATAATTCCAACGCTTGAGGAAGGTTTCGTAGGTTCCCGCTCGGGTTTTCGCACTCTCGTGCAGGAGTTTGGCCTTCTCGCTCACTTCCGATAGTTGAATTTGTTCGATCAGAGCATGACAGCGAGAGGTTACCCGTTTGGAGTTGCTCGCCATCTCCGAGTTGTTATTCCGCTCGTGAGTCATCGCCATTGCGGAAGACATAGCAACATTTTTAACCAGAAGCTCGCTGACAATTTCTGGAGACATTTGTAGCGCTCCGATAACGCCGGGACTCGGGCGATCGGCCAGAGGGCGATCGTCAGTCAAATAAACAACAAAGAAACCGCGCGCGCCATTTTCGCTTCCGACTAATTCGCCAACGGTGGTTTCAATCTCCAGTTCGCTTAACTCTTTAGCATCTAAGAGCGACAGAAACTCTTGAGTAATGGCGATCGCCTGTTCAAAGCTGACATTGTCTGGCACAGTTAAAGATGGATGAGGCATATTTAGTTGCAACACGATCGAATACAATTGCACTCTACGCAAATCGCGACGTATACATCGCGAACCACGAGCAGAAACAGCAAGAGTTATGGTATAGAGTGTATCAAGTTTTGGCAACCTTTGCCCCCTGTATCTTCAACTCTCCTACAATTATGGCTATTGAGTCTTCTTTCCAACCCTCTTCCGAATCCGGAAAGCGACGGGTGCGTTCTCCCAAACAAAAGTATCAGGCGAAAGCCAAACGCGATCGCCAAGAGGAGGAGATTGAAGAATCTTTATTGCAAGCAGAAGCTCGTTTGGATGAAACGGAAAACCAAGAAGAAAAGTTACGTCCCCATCGCTTAGCGGATTATGTCGGGCAAAAAGATTTAAAAGGCGTATTGCAAATTGCCATCGACGCGGCGAAGGCAAGAAAGGAACCTCTAGACCATTTATTGCTTTACGGACCGCCAGGTTTGGGAAAAACAACAATGTCCTTAATTCTGGCGCAAGAAATGGGAGTAAATTGCAAAATAAGTGCGGCTCCGGCATTAGAAAAACCCCGCGATATTGTCGGATTACTCATTAGCTTGCAAGCCGGAGATATCTTATTTCTCGACGAAATTCATCGCCTTTCGCGGGTGACCGAAGAATTGCTTTATCCCGCCATGGAAGACCGGCGCTTAGATATTACAGTCGGGAAAGGAAAGACCGCAAAAACTCGAAGTATTCCGCTGAAACCCTTTACCTTAGTGGGGGCAACAACTCGGGTAGGTTCTCTTTCCTCTCCATTGCGCGATCGCTTTGGTTTAATTCAACGATTGCGCTTTTACGAATTAGACGAACTCAGTATAATTGTCGAGCGCGCCGCCGGAGTTTTGCATACCGAAATTACCCCCGAAGGCGCCACCGAAATTGCCCGGCGATCGCGAGGAACGCCGCGTATTGCCAATCGTTTATTGCGTCGCGTCCGCGATTACGCGCAAGTCAAAGAATTGGGCGCAATTTCTCAAGACGTTGCCGATACTGCCCTACAATTATATGATGTCGATCCCTGCGGTTTAGACTGGACCGATCGCCTAATTTTAAGTACCACGATCGAGAATTTTAGCGGCGGTCCGGTAGGCTTAGAAACATTAGCAGCAGCCACTGGAGAAGATTCGCAAACCATTGAAGAAGTTTACGAACCGTATTTATTACAAATTGGATTTTTACAGCGCACCTCTCGCGGTCGAGTCGTCCTTCCGGCAGCCTGGAAACATCTCGGATACACCCATCCCGACGAACCTTATATCTAATAAATATTAAACCGGTAAAATCTCTTCAAGTTCATCTTGTAGACTAGATTCCGGGAAAATACTCGCGGTAGACTGAAGATAGCGTTGGTGGAGCTTGAGTAATTTCCCAAGGTTTCATCCTGCCATCACCCTTCTCCAGTCTCAACCATGAGTTTAATTAACAACACTACTGCTCAATGGACGGTCAATACACCTTTGGGCAATAATAACTTTTATCTTAATAATAACTTTTCCAGCGCCGGCAACCCCCTAGCAGGAGCCATTGATGGCGGACCGGTAGAATATCAGGCATCCAATGGTACGACAGTCAATAGTTATAACAATGGTACAGATGGAGCCAAAAGCGCCCTAGAATTGGGCATCTATATCTTCTTTGCTGGAGATGATACCCAAGGTATTCGGCGAATTGATAATGACTGGTCCAGTAATCTCACCGGGTATCAAGGGACTGCGGAGCAAACAGAATCCATTACTACCGATGGTACATCTATCTATGGCAACAATGATGTTAATCGCGACCAAATTATCAAATGGTCGGTAACCAATAATACAGGTTCCTTCAGCCTAGCTCAACAATGGGCACAAGATGTGGGAACTGGGGGAAGATTTCGCGGCATTAGCTATTTTGACCATGGTAGTGGCGATGATTATATTTATGCCAGTGACGGGGGAACTAATGGAGCCAGCGATAAAGTTTGGGCGTTTGATGCAGATACAGGGAGCGCGACAGCCGTTAACTTTGGTGGCACGGATATTACCGTACCGGGTACGGACTTAGTGTATCAGGCGATCGCCCACGAATACGACGGTCGCACCACCTTAATTGCCGTCACGACTAACGAAGTGCATGTTTGGGATCTAAATACCCCAACCACAGTCAGCTCGCTCGCTCCTCAAGAAACCTACACCCTAAGTTCCGGTAGCAACCAACTCCTCAATACTAGTGCTACTGCATTGAGTGGTAACTTTTATGGTGCAGGAGCCAAAAATAACCAGTTTTTTCTTTTACATGGAAGCCAAGTCTCTGCCTATGAACTCGCTCCCACTCCCCTCCCAGTTATCTCCGAAATTATGTACAACCCTGCCAGCGGGGAAGATGACTGGGAGTGGATAGAAGTCTATAACTCTGGCAGCAGCACCATTGACTTATCCGGCTATGTTCTCGACGATAACAATAGCTTGGATCATATGTCTGCGAATATTGCCAGCGGTACGATCGCCGCCGGAACTAGTGCCATCCTTTTCAACGACGATGACCTTGATGCCTCCGACTTTACAGCGGCTTGGGGAACCGGGATTAACTTAATTGGCGTTACCGGTTGGGGCGATCTGCAACTCAATAATGCCGGCGATACTGTTAGTTTGTGGAATAGCTTTGCCAGCTACAGCGGCGACCATACCACTCATACGAATGCCATTGAAACCGTTACTTACGATAATACTGCTCTCTGGCCTGCTGACAATAACAGTGCTTCGATTTACTTAACTAATCTCAGCGCCGATAATAACATTGGCTCGAACTGGAGCTTAAGTACGGATGGAGGTGCTACTCCCACGGGTATGGGATATATCAGTGCTAACGATAGTGGTAATAGCGGTAATGATATTGGCTCTCCCGGCGGAACTTTGGCAAACATTGCCTTCTCTTCCGGTACTATTGCCGCAGCAAGCGTCCTGCAAAGTACCAACAACCATCCCCTCTACCAGTTAGATCTTGCAGTCACCACGGATAACGTGCAGTTAACTGGCGCAACCTTCACCACGGGTGGAACCTACATTACGGCAGATATTGTTGCCAATAGCTTTGAACTCTTCTACTCCACCGATACTACCTTCGATGCTGGAGATACCTCTCTAGGGACTCAAGCGGTGGTTACTTCTGGGAATACCCTGGCGTTTACCGGACTCTCGCAAACCATCAACAGCGGTAGCACCGGTACATTATTTCTAGTTGCCGATATTGCTGCTGGCGCAACTGCCGGTAATACAATTAATATGGCCGCACCGAGTTTAAACGATATTACCTTCACTTCCGGCAAGAAAACCGGAACTCCAACCGCAGCGGGAGCACAAACCTTCGATGCTCTGCCAACGATTTCTTCGATTACATCCAGTACCGCTAATGATACCTTTACTGCTGGCAGCGCGATCGACGTTACCGTCAACTTCTCCGAAAATGTTACCCTCGTTGGCGGCAACCTTACCCTAAATCTCGATACTGGCGGTGTCATCAGTATCAGTCCTTTTGCGAACTCCAATACTGTATCCGGCACGTATATTGTAGGAACTGGAGAAAATAGTGCAGATTTAAACTCCAACTCGCCTCTGGTATTAGCAGGAGCTGCAACCTTGCAAGATGGGACTGGAAATAACGTTACCCTAACCATTCCCGGAGGCCAGTCTCTCGCCGATAACAAAGACATTATTATCGACACCACCGCACCGGCTGCTCCTTCTACTCCCGACCTCACGGCAGCCACGGATACGGGAAGTTCTAATAGCGATAATATTACCAACGATACAACTCCCACCTTTACCGGCACGGCAGCGGCTAATAGCACGGTGACTCTCACCAGCAACGTTGATGGCATAGTGGGAACTACAACTGCTGATGGTGCGGGTAACTGGACTATTACTGCTAGTACCTTAAACGAAGGCAGTCATAACCTTACCGCTACTGCTACCGATACTGGGGGAAATGCCAGCGCAGCTTCGAGTGCTCTCGGCATTACCATCGATACAACTTCTCCCACAGTGACGGTTAACCAAGCTGTTGGTCAAGCCGACCCCACCAGTTCTGCACCCATCAACTATACTGTTATTTTCAACGAAGCCGTCACTGGTTTTGCTACGGGAGATGCATCCTTGAGCGGTACGGCTCCAGGAACGTCGATCGGTACTGTAACGGGTAGCGGAACAACATACAATGTTGCTGCGAGCGGGATGACGGCGTCCGGAACTGTCATCGCTAGTCTTGCTGCCAATGTCGCAACAGATACAGCCGGTAATGGGAATGCTGCGAGCACCAGTACGGATAATACCGTCACCGTCAATCTAGATACCACAGCGCCAACCCTGTCCGGCATTACCCGACAAACTCCTGCGGTTAGTCCCACGAATGCCGATAGTCTGGTCTTCCGTGCTACGTTTGATGAAGACGTGCAGAATGTGGATATCGCTGACTTTACAGTAACGGGAACTACAGCCGCAATTACTAATCTCAGCAGTAGCGGTAGCGGTGCGGTTTATGAGATTACGGTATCGGGAGGGGACTTAGCCAGTCTCGATGGTACGGTGGGACTGGACTTGGCAGCAGGCCAAACTATTACCGATCTCGCTGCGAATAGTTTACTGACAATCGAACCGGCAACGGATGAAACTTATACCATTGATAATACACCGCCAACGGTTGGGGTGAATTCTTTAACGACGTTTGACTCTACGCCAGAATTAACGGGTACGGTTGACGATACGAGTGCCTCTATTCAGGTTACGGTGAATGGCACTGTTTATGGGGCAACCAATGGAGGTGATGGTACTTGGACGCTGGCTGACAATACGATTACTATTCCCCTGAATGCTGGAACTTATGATGTGGCTGTTACAGCTACAGATAGTGCTGGGAATGCGGGTAACGATAGCATGACAGATGAAGTCATCATTGCAGTGCCTGTTGTGGAGTTCGCGCAAGGGAATTACTCGGCCAGTGAAGGGGATGGGACGACAACTATAATTACGCTCGAGCGCAATACGACGGTGGGAACGTCGCAAGTCCGTGTGGCGATCGCCGGAGGAACGGCAACTGAAGGTACAGATTATACCGGCAGTGGGTTTCCGCTGACGGTGATATTTAATGATGGGGAAGGGAGTAAAACGGTTGCGCTTCCGGTGCTGGACGATACGCTTTACGAACCGGGAGTTGATGAAACGATCGCATTGATTGTAACTTCCGAGACGAATGCGAACATTGGCAGTCAGAATACAACGATTCTCAATATTGCAGATAACGATAGTGCGCCGAATCTGTCAATTAATGATGTTGAGGCGAATGAAGGGGATGGCACGTTAACGTTTACGGTAACTCTCGATGGGGCGATCGCGCAACTGGTGACGGTTGACTACGGGACGTTCGATGAGACGGCAACGGCAGGAGATGACTACAACAGCAGCACTGGCACCCTCGCGTTTAATCCTGGGGAAACGAGCCGGGAAATTGCGATCGCTCTGACTGAAGATAATCTCAGTGAAGGTAACGAAACATTCGTTGTCGATTTAACCAATGCCAGTAATGCCAATATTAGCAACGGACAAGGGCAAGGAACAATCGTTGATAACGATATGACTCTCACTGTTCCCGCTCCCAGTCCTGTACCCTCACCGATACCTGCACCAACTCCGACGCCACCTCCAACTCCCACCCCAACTCCTTCACCCAGTCCAACTCAATCTGCTATTTGTGTATTTCTGGATAATCCGCCACCATTTCCCTCAATTAATATCACAAATCGCACGGAAATGGGAGGAGAATTTAATGATGTTTTTGTCGGAGGTTTGCTGAATGAAACTTTCTGGGGACGAGGTGGAAACGACTGGATTCTTGGTGGAGATGGCGATGATAATCTCAATGGGGAAGCAGGAGATGA
Encoded proteins:
- a CDS encoding NAD(P)/FAD-dependent oxidoreductase, yielding MVDPKTQDSIPHVVIVGGGFGGLYAAQALGNAPVKLTLIDKRNFHLFQPLLYQVATGIVSPADISSPLRLVLNNNKNTQVLLDRVTDIDPDRQLLTFGDRTLSYDTLILATGVKHHYFGNEQWQSIAPGLKTIEDALLMRRRIYGAFEAAEKETNPEKRKAWLTFVIVGGGPTGVELAGAIAELAHSVLKNDFHHIDTTEAEILLLEGMDRILPPYAPELSARAESDLTDLGVNVQTKTLVTNVTEGAVTVRQGDTEKLVPARTILWAAGVKASSLGKVLNEKTGVPIDRAGRVIVENNLSIAGYPNIFVIGDLASFNHQGDRPLPGVAPVAMQEGKYVAKWIKDELCGRTHAPFCYHDAGSLAVIGDNAAVVDLGWMKLTGIIAWLTWVFAHIYYLIEFDNKLVVMLQWGWNYFTRGRGARLITGEDSLLTITPENLGTKEDLPLPAVKR
- a CDS encoding NAD-dependent epimerase/dehydratase family protein; the protein is MKIGIIGCGYVGSACARYWYDCGHSLTVTTTTPERVSSLQQISDRVVVTQGSDPVALREAVRGQDILLLSVGANPRSRTAEGYKKTYLETAKTLVALLEEMPAVRQVIYTSSYQVYGDRNGEIGKENDALAPVSENGEILAETEQALLKAATIARNICIFRLGGIYGPNRELIKIYRLMAGMARPGTGAEATNWIHLEDIVGAISLGCDRQLDGIYNLVDNAKLTRKELLDRLFAQHQLPAVTWDATLPDPRPYNVWVSNEKLKDAGYTFRYGDRRVL
- the ruvB gene encoding Holliday junction branch migration DNA helicase RuvB, with amino-acid sequence MAIESSFQPSSESGKRRVRSPKQKYQAKAKRDRQEEEIEESLLQAEARLDETENQEEKLRPHRLADYVGQKDLKGVLQIAIDAAKARKEPLDHLLLYGPPGLGKTTMSLILAQEMGVNCKISAAPALEKPRDIVGLLISLQAGDILFLDEIHRLSRVTEELLYPAMEDRRLDITVGKGKTAKTRSIPLKPFTLVGATTRVGSLSSPLRDRFGLIQRLRFYELDELSIIVERAAGVLHTEITPEGATEIARRSRGTPRIANRLLRRVRDYAQVKELGAISQDVADTALQLYDVDPCGLDWTDRLILSTTIENFSGGPVGLETLAAATGEDSQTIEEVYEPYLLQIGFLQRTSRGRVVLPAAWKHLGYTHPDEPYI
- a CDS encoding Calx-beta domain-containing protein: MSLINNTTAQWTVNTPLGNNNFYLNNNFSSAGNPLAGAIDGGPVEYQASNGTTVNSYNNGTDGAKSALELGIYIFFAGDDTQGIRRIDNDWSSNLTGYQGTAEQTESITTDGTSIYGNNDVNRDQIIKWSVTNNTGSFSLAQQWAQDVGTGGRFRGISYFDHGSGDDYIYASDGGTNGASDKVWAFDADTGSATAVNFGGTDITVPGTDLVYQAIAHEYDGRTTLIAVTTNEVHVWDLNTPTTVSSLAPQETYTLSSGSNQLLNTSATALSGNFYGAGAKNNQFFLLHGSQVSAYELAPTPLPVISEIMYNPASGEDDWEWIEVYNSGSSTIDLSGYVLDDNNSLDHMSANIASGTIAAGTSAILFNDDDLDASDFTAAWGTGINLIGVTGWGDLQLNNAGDTVSLWNSFASYSGDHTTHTNAIETVTYDNTALWPADNNSASIYLTNLSADNNIGSNWSLSTDGGATPTGMGYISANDSGNSGNDIGSPGGTLANIAFSSGTIAAASVLQSTNNHPLYQLDLAVTTDNVQLTGATFTTGGTYITADIVANSFELFYSTDTTFDAGDTSLGTQAVVTSGNTLAFTGLSQTINSGSTGTLFLVADIAAGATAGNTINMAAPSLNDITFTSGKKTGTPTAAGAQTFDALPTISSITSSTANDTFTAGSAIDVTVNFSENVTLVGGNLTLNLDTGGVISISPFANSNTVSGTYIVGTGENSADLNSNSPLVLAGAATLQDGTGNNVTLTIPGGQSLADNKDIIIDTTAPAAPSTPDLTAATDTGSSNSDNITNDTTPTFTGTAAANSTVTLTSNVDGIVGTTTADGAGNWTITASTLNEGSHNLTATATDTGGNASAASSALGITIDTTSPTVTVNQAVGQADPTSSAPINYTVIFNEAVTGFATGDASLSGTAPGTSIGTVTGSGTTYNVAASGMTASGTVIASLAANVATDTAGNGNAASTSTDNTVTVNLDTTAPTLSGITRQTPAVSPTNADSLVFRATFDEDVQNVDIADFTVTGTTAAITNLSSSGSGAVYEITVSGGDLASLDGTVGLDLAAGQTITDLAANSLLTIEPATDETYTIDNTPPTVGVNSLTTFDSTPELTGTVDDTSASIQVTVNGTVYGATNGGDGTWTLADNTITIPLNAGTYDVAVTATDSAGNAGNDSMTDEVIIAVPVVEFAQGNYSASEGDGTTTIITLERNTTVGTSQVRVAIAGGTATEGTDYTGSGFPLTVIFNDGEGSKTVALPVLDDTLYEPGVDETIALIVTSETNANIGSQNTTILNIADNDSAPNLSINDVEANEGDGTLTFTVTLDGAIAQLVTVDYGTFDETATAGDDYNSSTGTLAFNPGETSREIAIALTEDNLSEGNETFVVDLTNASNANISNGQGQGTIVDNDMTLTVPAPSPVPSPIPAPTPTPPPTPTPTPSPSPTQSAICVFLDNPPPFPSINITNRTEMGGEFNDVFVGGLLNETFWGRGGNDWILGGDGDDNLNGEAGDDFLIGNTGKDIIEGGFGNDEIHAGQDDDGVRGGEGGDRIYGNIGNDILEGNNGNDFLFGNTENDYLDGGFGDDFIHAGQDNDGARGGAGNDTVLGDLGQDCVGGNEGNDMLSGNRGSDRLEGHIGDDTLWGGRDNDTLFGGTGDDFLSGDLGSDRLIGGFGNDTFVLKSGDGIDWIADFSAGDRIGLAGGLTFQELEIAQSGNSAIVSSNNQLLATLENTSSIFLTFEQFITV